Proteins encoded together in one Bacteroides ovatus window:
- the yidC gene encoding membrane protein insertase YidC, which yields MDKNTITGLVLIGILLVGFSFLSRPSEEQIAAQKKYYDSIAMVQQQEEALKAKTEAALANSQKEVASAADSSALFFNALHGTDSKISIQNNVAEITFTTKGGRVYSAMLKDYMAQDKKTPVMLFDGDDASMNFNFYNKAGAIQTKDYFFEAVNKTDSSVTMRLAADSASYIDFIYTLKPDSYLMNFEIKATGMEDKLASTKYVDIDWSQRARQLEKGFTYENRLSELTYKVTGDNVDNLSAAKDDSQDLPGRIDWVAFKNQFFSSVFIAEQDFDKVSVKSKMEQQGSGYIKDYSAEMNTFFDPSGKEPTEMYFYFGPNHFKTLKALDKGRDEKWELHRLVYLGWPLIRWINQFITINVFDWLSGWGLSMGIVLLILTIMVKVLVYPATWKTYMSSAKMRVLKPKIDEINKKYPKQEDAMKKQQEVMSLYSQYGVSPMGGCLPMLLQFPILMALFMFVPSAIELRQQSFLWADDLSTYDAIITFPFHIPFLGNHLSLFCLLMTLTNILNTKYTMSMQDTGAQPQMAAMKWMMYLMPIMFLFVLNDYPSGLNYYYFVSTLISVGTMILLRRTTNETKLLAILEAKKKDPKQMKKTGFAARLEAMQKQQEQLQQQRQNKK from the coding sequence ATGGATAAAAACACCATCACAGGTCTCGTTCTGATAGGTATATTATTGGTAGGATTCAGTTTTTTGAGCCGTCCAAGCGAGGAACAGATAGCTGCGCAAAAGAAATACTACGATTCTATTGCCATGGTACAGCAGCAGGAGGAAGCGTTGAAGGCTAAAACGGAAGCTGCACTGGCTAACAGTCAAAAAGAGGTGGCATCGGCTGCCGATTCTTCTGCTTTGTTTTTCAATGCCTTGCATGGAACCGACTCTAAAATCAGCATCCAGAATAATGTAGCGGAAATCACTTTCACAACCAAAGGCGGACGTGTCTATTCAGCCATGCTGAAAGATTATATGGCACAAGACAAAAAGACGCCGGTCATGTTGTTCGACGGTGACGATGCTTCGATGAACTTCAACTTTTACAACAAGGCAGGAGCCATCCAGACCAAAGATTATTTCTTTGAAGCTGTGAACAAGACGGACAGTAGTGTTACAATGCGCCTGGCTGCGGATAGCGCAAGCTATATCGATTTCATCTATACGCTGAAACCGGATAGCTACCTGATGAACTTTGAAATCAAAGCGACAGGCATGGAAGACAAGTTGGCTAGTACTAAGTATGTGGACATCGACTGGTCACAACGTGCCCGCCAACTGGAAAAAGGATTCACTTATGAGAATCGTCTGTCGGAACTGACTTATAAAGTAACAGGTGACAATGTAGACAACTTGTCTGCTGCCAAAGATGACAGTCAGGATTTGCCGGGACGCATTGATTGGGTAGCTTTCAAGAATCAGTTCTTCTCGTCTGTATTTATCGCTGAACAGGATTTCGACAAGGTTTCCGTTAAGTCAAAAATGGAACAACAGGGAAGCGGATATATCAAAGATTATTCTGCTGAAATGAATACTTTCTTTGATCCGTCAGGCAAAGAACCGACAGAGATGTACTTCTACTTCGGTCCGAACCACTTCAAGACGCTGAAAGCGCTGGATAAAGGACGTGACGAGAAATGGGAGCTTCACCGACTGGTTTACCTGGGTTGGCCGCTGATTCGCTGGATTAACCAGTTTATCACGATCAACGTATTCGACTGGTTGTCCGGCTGGGGATTGAGCATGGGTATCGTTCTGTTGATTCTGACTATTATGGTGAAAGTGCTGGTTTATCCGGCTACCTGGAAAACGTACATGTCTTCTGCCAAGATGCGTGTATTGAAACCGAAAATTGATGAAATCAACAAGAAATATCCCAAGCAGGAAGATGCAATGAAGAAACAGCAGGAGGTGATGAGCCTTTACAGCCAATACGGGGTAAGCCCGATGGGTGGCTGTCTGCCGATGTTATTGCAGTTCCCTATCCTGATGGCTTTGTTTATGTTCGTGCCGAGTGCTATCGAACTGCGTCAACAGAGTTTCTTGTGGGCGGACGACCTTTCTACTTATGACGCTATCATCACATTCCCGTTCCATATCCCGTTCCTTGGCAATCACCTTAGCTTGTTCTGCTTGCTGATGACGTTGACAAACATCTTGAACACAAAGTACACAATGTCTATGCAGGATACCGGAGCGCAGCCACAAATGGCGGCTATGAAATGGATGATGTATCTGATGCCGATTATGTTCTTGTTCGTCTTGAACGATTATCCGTCAGGTTTGAACTATTACTACTTCGTGTCAACGCTGATTAGTGTGGGTACTATGATTCTGCTTCGTAGAACGACTAACGAAACTAAATTGTTGGCTATTCTTGAAGCGAAAAAGAAAGACCCGAAACAAATGAAAAAGACCGGATTTGCTGCTCGCCTGGAGGCGATGCAAAAGCAACAAGAGCAATTGCAGCAGCAAAGACAGAATAAAAAATAA
- the bexA gene encoding multidrug efflux MATE transporter BexA, whose translation MKTKYSYKQIWTISYPILISLIMEQMIGMTDTAFLGRVGEIELGASAIAGVYYLAIFMMAFGFSIGAQILIARRNGERNYKEIGPIFYQGIYFLLAMAVILFTFSIVFSPYILKNIISSPHIYDAAESYIHWRVYGFFFSFIMVMFRAFFVGTTQTKTLTLNSIVMVLSNVVFNYILIFGKFGFPQLGIAGAAIGSSLAEMVSVIFFIIYTWKRIDCRKYALNILPKFQGKTLKRILNVSVWTMIQNFVSLSTWFMFFLFVEHLGERSLAIANIIRNVSGIPFMIAMAFASTCGSLVSNLIGAGEQDCVRGTIRQHIRIGYIFVLPILIFFCLFPDLILRIYTDMPDLRAASVPSLWVLCSAYLVLVPANVYFQSVSGTGNTRTALAMELCVLAIYVTYSAYFIMYLRMDVAFAWTTECVYGIFTLMFCYWYMKKGNWQKKKI comes from the coding sequence ATGAAAACTAAATATTCTTATAAACAAATCTGGACAATCTCCTACCCTATCCTAATCAGTCTGATTATGGAACAGATGATTGGTATGACGGACACTGCTTTTCTGGGACGTGTCGGAGAAATCGAATTAGGTGCTTCCGCCATTGCAGGTGTATATTACCTTGCCATTTTCATGATGGCATTCGGTTTCAGCATCGGTGCCCAGATATTAATTGCGCGTCGCAATGGAGAAAGAAACTACAAGGAAATCGGACCCATTTTTTATCAGGGCATATATTTCCTGCTTGCCATGGCAGTGATTTTATTCACGTTCTCCATCGTATTCTCACCATATATCCTCAAGAATATCATTTCGTCTCCTCACATTTACGATGCAGCCGAGAGTTATATTCACTGGCGTGTGTACGGGTTCTTCTTCTCTTTTATCATGGTCATGTTCCGCGCCTTCTTTGTAGGTACGACACAAACCAAGACGCTGACTTTGAACTCTATTGTGATGGTACTTTCGAATGTGGTATTCAATTATATCCTGATTTTCGGTAAATTCGGTTTCCCGCAATTGGGAATTGCCGGTGCTGCTATCGGCTCTTCGCTGGCTGAAATGGTATCGGTGATTTTCTTTATCATCTATACCTGGAAGCGGATTGACTGCAGGAAGTATGCATTGAATATACTGCCTAAGTTCCAAGGGAAAACACTGAAACGAATACTGAATGTTTCTGTGTGGACAATGATTCAGAACTTTGTTTCTTTGTCTACTTGGTTTATGTTCTTTCTATTTGTGGAACATTTGGGAGAGCGCTCTTTGGCAATCGCGAACATTATCCGAAACGTGTCGGGAATCCCGTTTATGATTGCAATGGCATTTGCATCCACCTGTGGTTCATTGGTCAGCAATCTGATCGGTGCAGGTGAACAGGATTGTGTACGGGGTACTATCAGGCAGCACATTCGCATTGGATATATATTTGTATTGCCAATTCTGATATTCTTCTGTCTATTTCCGGATCTGATCCTACGTATTTATACAGATATGCCGGATTTGAGAGCAGCATCCGTGCCTTCACTATGGGTATTGTGTTCTGCCTATCTGGTGCTGGTGCCTGCCAATGTTTATTTCCAATCGGTATCAGGTACAGGGAATACGCGGACTGCACTGGCTATGGAACTTTGTGTATTGGCTATCTACGTCACATACTCTGCATATTTCATCATGTACCTGCGGATGGACGTCGCATTTGCCTGGACAACGGAATGCGTATATGGTATTTTCACGCTGATGTTCTGCTACTGGTATATGAAGAAAGGAAACTGGCAGAAAAAGAAGATTTAA
- a CDS encoding alpha/beta hydrolase family protein: MRQANLIMMSAAMLLAACGGTKDAGKTDQVLIEKSDIKIEGKRMTPEALWAMGRIGGFAVSPDGKKIAYTVAYYSVPENKSNREVFVMNADGSENQQITRTPYQENEVTWIKGGTKLAFLSNDNGSSQLYEMNPDGSGRKQLTNYDGDIEGYSISPDGKKLLFISQVKTKESTADKYPDLPKATGIIVTDLMYKHWDEWVTTAPHPFVADFDGNGISNIVDILNDEPYESPMKPWGGIEQLAWNMTSDKVAYTCRKKTGLEYAISTNSDIYVYDLNTKKTENITEENKGYDTNPQYSPDGKYIAWQSMERDGYEADLNRLFIMNLETGEKRFVSKAFESNVDAFVWGADAKVIYFTGVWHGESQIYALDLANDSVKAITSGMYDYEGVALFGDKLIAKRHSMSMGDEIYSVALDGSTTQLTQENKQIYDQLEMGKVEGRWMKTTDGKQMLTWVIYPPQFDPNKKYPTLLFCEGGPQSPVSQFWSYRWNFQIMAANDYIIVAPNRRGLPGFGVEWNEQISGDYGGQCMKDYFTAIDEMAKEPYVDKDRLGCVGASFGGFSVYWLAGHHDKRFKAFIAHDGIFNMEMQYLETEEKWFANWDMGGAYWEKQNPVAQRTFANSPHLFVEKWDTPILCIHGEKDYRILANQAMAAFDAAVMRGVPAELLIYPDENHWVLKPQNGVLWQRTFFEWLDKWVKKAPSK; encoded by the coding sequence ATGAGACAAGCTAATTTAATTATGATGTCGGCGGCAATGTTGTTAGCTGCCTGCGGAGGAACCAAAGACGCAGGCAAGACAGATCAGGTGCTTATCGAGAAATCGGATATTAAGATCGAAGGGAAGCGCATGACTCCCGAAGCACTTTGGGCTATGGGACGTATCGGCGGATTCGCCGTATCGCCCGACGGAAAGAAAATTGCGTATACGGTAGCGTATTACAGCGTACCGGAAAACAAGAGTAACCGCGAAGTTTTCGTGATGAACGCAGACGGAAGCGAAAACCAACAAATCACTCGTACCCCGTATCAGGAAAATGAGGTGACTTGGATTAAAGGAGGCACCAAACTTGCATTCTTAAGTAATGACAACGGAAGCAGCCAGCTTTATGAAATGAATCCGGATGGTAGCGGGCGCAAGCAGCTGACCAACTACGACGGAGATATTGAAGGATATTCCATCTCACCGGATGGCAAAAAACTGCTGTTTATTTCACAAGTAAAGACGAAAGAAAGCACTGCTGATAAGTATCCGGACCTGCCGAAAGCTACCGGTATCATCGTTACCGACCTGATGTACAAACATTGGGATGAATGGGTGACGACCGCTCCGCATCCTTTTGTTGCCGACTTTGATGGTAACGGCATTTCCAATATCGTGGATATTCTGAACGACGAACCGTATGAAAGTCCGATGAAGCCTTGGGGTGGCATTGAGCAACTTGCCTGGAATATGACTTCGGACAAAGTGGCTTACACTTGCCGTAAAAAGACAGGACTGGAATATGCGATTTCTACCAACTCGGATATTTATGTGTATGACCTGAACACCAAGAAAACAGAAAATATTACTGAAGAGAACAAAGGATACGATACCAACCCGCAATACTCACCGGACGGCAAGTATATTGCCTGGCAGAGCATGGAACGTGACGGATACGAAGCGGATTTGAACCGTCTGTTCATCATGAACCTAGAAACTGGCGAGAAGCGTTTTGTGAGTAAGGCATTCGAATCGAATGTGGATGCTTTTGTCTGGGGAGCAGATGCTAAAGTGATCTATTTCACAGGTGTATGGCATGGAGAATCACAAATTTATGCGCTTGACCTGGCAAATGATTCGGTAAAGGCTATTACTTCAGGAATGTATGATTACGAAGGGGTAGCTCTTTTCGGAGATAAGCTGATTGCGAAACGTCATTCAATGAGTATGGGTGATGAGATTTACTCTGTGGCACTGGATGGTTCTACCACTCAACTGACACAGGAGAACAAACAAATCTATGACCAGTTGGAAATGGGTAAAGTGGAAGGTCGCTGGATGAAAACAACAGATGGTAAACAGATGTTGACATGGGTGATTTATCCTCCACAGTTTGATCCGAACAAGAAATATCCGACTTTACTGTTCTGCGAAGGAGGTCCGCAGAGTCCGGTAAGCCAGTTCTGGTCTTATCGCTGGAACTTCCAGATTATGGCAGCTAATGATTATATCATCGTTGCTCCGAACCGTCGCGGTTTGCCGGGATTCGGTGTGGAATGGAATGAACAAATCAGTGGCGATTACGGTGGCCAGTGTATGAAGGATTACTTCACTGCTATCGATGAAATGGCAAAAGAGCCGTATGTGGACAAAGATCGTCTGGGATGCGTAGGTGCCAGCTTCGGAGGATTCTCCGTATATTGGTTGGCCGGACATCACGACAAACGGTTCAAAGCGTTCATTGCTCATGATGGTATCTTCAACATGGAAATGCAATATCTGGAAACTGAAGAAAAATGGTTTGCCAACTGGGATATGGGAGGCGCATACTGGGAAAAACAGAATCCGGTGGCACAGCGTACGTTTGCCAACTCTCCTCACCTATTCGTAGAGAAATGGGATACTCCTATTCTCTGTATCCATGGAGAAAAAGACTACCGTATCCTGGCTAATCAGGCTATGGCTGCTTTTGATGCTGCCGTGATGCGTGGTGTTCCTGCAGAGCTGCTGATTTATCCGGATGAAAACCACTGGGTATTGAAGCCACAGAATGGAGTGTTATGGCAGCGCACATTCTTTGAATGGTTGGACAAATGGGTGAAGAAAGCTCCGTCTAAATAA
- a CDS encoding flavin reductase family protein, with amino-acid sequence MKKLEVKDLKENFFEAIGKEWMLVTAGTKEKFNTMTASWGGIGWLWNKPVAFVFIRPERYTYEFVEKNDYLTLSFLGEENKKIHAVCGSKSGRNIDKVKETGLKPVFTEKGNVLFEQARLSLECKKLYADTIKPECFLDKESIEKWYGGAHGGFHKMYIVEIENIYSE; translated from the coding sequence ATGAAGAAATTAGAAGTAAAAGATTTGAAAGAAAACTTTTTCGAAGCGATTGGAAAAGAGTGGATGCTGGTTACAGCCGGAACAAAAGAGAAGTTTAACACGATGACAGCAAGTTGGGGTGGCATCGGCTGGTTGTGGAATAAACCGGTTGCTTTCGTTTTTATCCGTCCCGAACGGTATACATACGAGTTTGTAGAGAAGAACGATTACCTGACACTTTCTTTCTTAGGAGAAGAAAATAAGAAAATTCACGCTGTTTGTGGTTCCAAGTCGGGACGTAATATAGATAAAGTAAAAGAAACCGGATTGAAACCTGTATTTACAGAAAAAGGAAATGTCCTGTTCGAGCAGGCACGTTTGAGTCTGGAATGTAAGAAACTTTATGCTGACACTATCAAACCGGAATGTTTTCTGGATAAAGAATCAATAGAAAAGTGGTACGGTGGTGCTCATGGAGGTTTCCATAAGATGTATATTGTAGAAATTGAAAATATTTATTCGGAGTAA
- a CDS encoding MBL fold metallo-hydrolase, with amino-acid sequence MGEHICFRRNERLATVNPYWRGNPMVRGRFFNRQHRFRPGMGSVLKWRLSSNPQRKEKKTVKWDPKVCYLRSLDAVVGDSLIWLGHNSFFLQLAGKRIMFDPVFGSIPFVKRQSEFPANPDIFTGIDYLLVSHDHFDHLDKQSIARLLKNNPQMKLFCGLGTGELIQGWFPEMKVIEAGWYQQMEDEGLKITFLPAQHWSKRSVRDGGQRLWGAFMLQGNGISLYYSGDTGYSSHFREIPDLFGAPDYALLGIGAYKPRWFMRPNHISPYESLTAAGEMHAGLTIPMHYGTFDLSDEPLHDPPKVFATEAKKRKIPVKIPYLGEIVKLNKQK; translated from the coding sequence ATGGGTGAACATATATGCTTTAGGAGAAACGAACGTTTAGCGACAGTCAACCCTTATTGGAGAGGAAATCCGATGGTGCGCGGGCGTTTTTTTAATCGGCAGCATCGCTTCCGTCCGGGGATGGGGAGTGTACTGAAATGGCGTCTTTCGTCCAATCCCCAACGCAAAGAGAAGAAAACGGTGAAATGGGATCCAAAGGTTTGTTATCTCCGTTCATTGGATGCAGTGGTGGGAGATTCCCTGATATGGCTCGGACATAATTCTTTCTTTCTCCAGTTAGCAGGTAAACGAATCATGTTCGATCCTGTGTTCGGCAGTATTCCTTTTGTGAAGAGACAGAGCGAGTTTCCCGCTAATCCTGACATATTTACGGGGATTGATTATCTACTTGTCAGCCATGACCATTTCGATCATTTGGATAAACAGAGTATAGCCCGTTTACTGAAGAATAACCCGCAAATGAAACTCTTTTGCGGCTTGGGAACCGGTGAGCTGATTCAGGGATGGTTTCCCGAAATGAAAGTGATTGAAGCCGGATGGTATCAACAAATGGAAGATGAGGGATTGAAGATTACTTTTCTACCGGCACAACACTGGAGCAAACGTTCTGTACGTGATGGTGGCCAGCGACTGTGGGGAGCTTTCATGCTGCAAGGAAATGGAATTTCTCTTTATTATAGCGGTGATACAGGTTATTCCAGTCACTTCCGTGAGATTCCCGATCTGTTCGGAGCACCGGATTATGCTTTGTTAGGCATCGGGGCATACAAACCTCGCTGGTTTATGCGTCCCAATCATATATCGCCTTACGAATCATTGACTGCCGCCGGGGAAATGCATGCTGGGCTTACCATTCCCATGCATTATGGCACATTCGATTTGTCTGACGAGCCTTTGCATGATCCCCCGAAAGTCTTCGCAACAGAGGCTAAGAAACGGAAGATTCCGGTGAAGATTCCCTATTTGGGAGAGATTGTGAAATTGAATAAACAGAAATAA
- a CDS encoding PspC domain-containing protein, whose product MKKTLTINLGGIVYHIDDDAYRLLDNYLSNLKHYFRKQEGAEEIVNDIEMRIAELFAEKVTEGKQVITVSDVEEIIARVGKPEDFGIADEDMDSQKRTEQTSSANQGSTQTAAQRRWFRDPDNKLLGGVAAGLAAYFGWDITLVRILMIILVFVPYCPMIILYIIGWIVIPEARTAAEKLSMRGEAVTIENIGKTVTDGFERVADGVNNYMNSGKPRTFLQKIGDVFVSIAAVLFKIFLVALVILCCPVLFVLAVVLVALVFAAIAVAVSGGALLYEMLPAIDWMPVASVSPMMTLLGTIAGVALIGIPLGAFLYTILRQLFHWSPMGTGLKWSLLILWILGAVIMIINLSALGWQLPLYGLHCS is encoded by the coding sequence ATGAAAAAGACATTGACCATAAATTTAGGAGGAATTGTCTATCATATAGATGACGATGCCTACCGACTGTTAGATAATTATCTGTCTAATTTGAAGCATTACTTTCGTAAACAGGAGGGTGCGGAAGAGATCGTAAACGATATTGAGATGCGTATTGCCGAACTGTTTGCAGAGAAAGTAACTGAAGGAAAACAGGTCATCACAGTTTCGGATGTAGAAGAAATTATCGCTCGTGTCGGCAAACCGGAAGACTTTGGAATTGCTGATGAGGATATGGACTCACAGAAAAGAACGGAACAAACATCGTCCGCTAATCAAGGCAGTACGCAAACCGCTGCTCAACGCCGCTGGTTTCGTGATCCGGATAATAAATTGTTGGGAGGCGTAGCGGCAGGGTTGGCAGCTTACTTCGGTTGGGATATCACATTAGTGCGTATATTGATGATTATCCTTGTATTTGTACCTTATTGCCCGATGATTATACTTTATATTATCGGATGGATCGTTATTCCGGAAGCCCGTACTGCCGCGGAAAAATTGAGTATGCGTGGAGAAGCAGTGACCATTGAGAATATTGGCAAAACAGTGACAGACGGTTTCGAACGTGTAGCGGACGGAGTTAACAACTATATGAACTCCGGCAAACCTCGTACCTTTCTTCAAAAGATAGGCGATGTATTTGTTTCCATTGCTGCTGTTCTCTTTAAAATATTTCTGGTAGCTCTTGTCATTCTCTGCTGCCCTGTCTTGTTCGTACTGGCCGTTGTACTGGTAGCACTGGTGTTTGCAGCAATTGCCGTGGCAGTTAGCGGAGGAGCACTGCTTTACGAGATGCTGCCTGCCATCGACTGGATGCCGGTTGCTTCCGTATCTCCAATGATGACACTGCTAGGTACGATTGCCGGAGTTGCCCTCATCGGCATTCCGTTAGGAGCTTTCTTGTATACTATCTTGCGGCAATTATTCCATTGGTCACCGATGGGAACGGGTTTGAAATGGTCGCTATTGATTCTATGGATATTGGGTGCAGTCATAATGATTATTAATCTTTCAGCTCTTGGCTGGCAACTGCCTTTGTATGGCTTGCACTGCTCTTAA
- a CDS encoding PadR family transcriptional regulator, which yields MKVDNVKSQMRKGMLEYCIMLLLHKEPAYASDIIQKLKEAQLIVVEGTLYPLLTRLKNDDLLSYEWVESTQGPPRKYYKLTEQGEVFLGELEISWKELNDTVNHIANR from the coding sequence ATGAAAGTAGACAATGTAAAATCACAGATGAGGAAAGGCATGCTTGAATATTGTATCATGCTTTTGTTGCACAAGGAGCCCGCTTATGCTTCTGATATTATTCAGAAATTGAAAGAAGCCCAACTGATTGTAGTGGAAGGCACCTTGTATCCATTGCTTACCCGTCTGAAAAATGATGACCTGTTAAGTTATGAGTGGGTAGAATCTACCCAGGGACCTCCCCGCAAATACTATAAACTCACTGAACAAGGAGAAGTCTTTTTGGGAGAGCTGGAAATTTCCTGGAAAGAACTTAACGATACAGTGAATCATATAGCCAATAGATAA
- a CDS encoding GNAT family N-acetyltransferase gives MFTIRKATVADCELIHKMAKEVFPATYKEILSPEQLDYMMDWMYAPSNVRKQMEEEGHVYSIAYKENEPCGYVSIQQQEKDVFHLQKIYVLPRFQGTHCGSFLFKEAIKCIKEIHPEPCLMELNVNRNNKALQFYEHMGMRKLREGDFPIGNGYYMNDYIMGLDI, from the coding sequence ATGTTTACAATTCGAAAAGCAACGGTAGCCGATTGCGAGCTTATTCATAAGATGGCAAAGGAGGTATTCCCCGCCACCTACAAGGAAATTTTATCTCCCGAACAACTGGATTATATGATGGACTGGATGTATGCACCTTCCAATGTGCGCAAACAAATGGAGGAAGAGGGACATGTGTACTCCATTGCTTATAAAGAGAATGAACCATGCGGATACGTTTCCATTCAACAACAGGAAAAGGATGTATTCCATCTTCAGAAGATATATGTCCTCCCCCGTTTTCAGGGCACGCATTGCGGCAGTTTTTTATTCAAGGAAGCAATCAAGTGTATCAAAGAAATACACCCGGAACCTTGTTTGATGGAGCTCAACGTAAATCGTAATAATAAGGCTTTGCAGTTTTACGAGCACATGGGAATGAGAAAGTTGCGGGAAGGTGATTTCCCGATTGGTAACGGGTATTATATGAATGATTATATTATGGGACTGGATATTTGA
- a CDS encoding peptide MFS transporter, giving the protein MFNKHPKGLIAAALANLGERFGFYTMMAILVLFLQAKFGMNGKEAGFIYSTFYFSIYILALVGGIIADKTRNYKGTIFTGIVLMAVGYLLLAIPSKTPVDNKMLYLVITCASLFVIAFGNGLFKGNLQALVGQMYDNPQYANMRDSGFSLFYMFINIGAIFAPFAAVGVRNWWLSTFGYNYDADLPALCHGQLAGTLSPEATETYHTLVTKASTAPVQDYTAFASDYLNVFTTGFHYAFGVAIIAMAISLTIYWLNKKNFPDPSKKTVASSASSTVVEMSAQEVKQRMYALFAVFGVVIFFWFSFHQNGLTLTYFAKEYTDLNLFGMPISAELFQSLNPFFVVFLTPVIMAIFASQRRRGKEPSTPKKIAIGMGIAALAFIVMAVGSYFANLPLHEDIVAVGTSPVKVTPFLLMLTYLILTVAELYISPLGISFVSKVAPPKYQGIMQGGWLGATALGNQLLVIGAILYESIPIWMTWTVFVVACTISMFTMIFMLKWLERVAK; this is encoded by the coding sequence ATGTTTAACAAACACCCTAAAGGACTGATAGCAGCCGCTTTAGCCAATCTAGGTGAGCGTTTTGGCTTTTATACTATGATGGCTATCCTTGTGCTTTTCTTGCAAGCCAAGTTTGGAATGAATGGAAAAGAAGCAGGATTTATTTACTCAACTTTTTATTTTTCTATTTACATTTTGGCGTTGGTCGGAGGTATTATTGCCGATAAAACGAGGAACTACAAAGGAACTATTTTCACAGGAATTGTGTTAATGGCAGTTGGTTATTTATTATTGGCTATTCCATCTAAGACTCCGGTAGATAACAAGATGCTCTATCTGGTTATTACTTGTGCTAGTTTGTTTGTTATTGCATTTGGAAACGGATTATTTAAAGGAAATTTGCAGGCATTGGTAGGACAGATGTACGATAATCCTCAATATGCCAACATGCGTGACTCCGGTTTCTCTTTATTTTATATGTTTATTAATATCGGTGCTATTTTTGCTCCGTTTGCAGCTGTAGGCGTGCGTAACTGGTGGTTATCTACTTTCGGTTATAATTATGATGCTGACCTTCCTGCTTTGTGTCATGGTCAATTAGCAGGTACTTTGTCGCCTGAAGCTACTGAAACTTATCATACCTTAGTTACCAAAGCTTCTACTGCTCCTGTACAAGACTATACGGCTTTCGCTTCAGATTATTTGAATGTCTTTACTACTGGATTCCATTACGCATTCGGGGTAGCTATTATTGCTATGGCTATTTCTTTAACCATTTATTGGTTGAATAAGAAAAACTTCCCGGATCCCAGCAAAAAGACCGTTGCTTCTTCAGCATCTTCTACAGTTGTAGAAATGAGTGCACAGGAAGTAAAACAACGTATGTATGCTCTGTTTGCTGTATTTGGTGTTGTTATTTTCTTTTGGTTTTCATTCCATCAAAATGGTCTGACTTTGACTTATTTTGCGAAAGAATATACTGACTTGAATCTGTTTGGTATGCCTATTTCAGCAGAGCTCTTCCAATCGTTAAATCCATTTTTTGTAGTGTTCCTGACTCCGGTGATTATGGCTATTTTTGCAAGTCAGCGTAGACGTGGTAAAGAGCCTTCGACTCCTAAAAAGATTGCCATCGGTATGGGAATTGCTGCATTGGCATTTATTGTAATGGCAGTTGGATCTTATTTTGCTAATTTGCCGTTGCATGAGGATATTGTAGCTGTTGGAACTTCACCAGTGAAAGTTACTCCATTTTTATTGATGCTGACCTATCTGATCTTAACAGTAGCTGAACTGTATATCTCTCCTTTGGGAATTTCATTTGTGTCTAAGGTTGCTCCTCCTAAATATCAAGGTATTATGCAAGGAGGATGGTTGGGAGCGACAGCACTGGGTAATCAGTTGCTAGTGATTGGTGCTATCCTGTATGAATCAATTCCTATTTGGATGACATGGACTGTGTTTGTTGTAGCTTGTACGATTTCAATGTTTACAATGATTTTCATGTTAAAATGGTTGGAACGTGTAGCGAAATAA
- the ybaK gene encoding Cys-tRNA(Pro) deacylase yields the protein MKINKTNAARLLDKAKIAYELIPYEVDENDLSAVHVAASLGENIEQVFKTLVLHGDKSGYFVCVIPGEHEVDLKLAAKASGNKKCELIPVKELLPLTGYIRGGCSPIGMKKHFPTYIHETSQQFPYIYVSAGVRGLQIKIAPEDLIRESRAEICRLFEE from the coding sequence ATGAAAATCAATAAAACAAATGCCGCACGGCTGTTAGATAAAGCTAAGATAGCCTATGAATTAATTCCCTACGAAGTAGATGAAAACGACTTGAGTGCTGTTCATGTGGCAGCAAGTTTAGGAGAGAATATCGAGCAGGTCTTTAAAACGCTTGTTCTGCACGGCGATAAAAGCGGATATTTTGTCTGTGTCATTCCGGGAGAACATGAAGTTGATTTGAAACTGGCAGCTAAAGCTTCGGGTAACAAGAAGTGCGAGTTGATTCCCGTAAAAGAACTTCTGCCACTTACCGGATATATCCGGGGAGGTTGTTCGCCGATCGGTATGAAAAAGCATTTTCCTACTTATATTCATGAAACCAGCCAACAATTTCCGTATATTTATGTAAGTGCCGGTGTACGGGGACTTCAGATAAAAATAGCTCCGGAAGATTTGATTCGTGAATCCAGGGCGGAAATTTGTCGTTTATTTGAGGAGTAG